The segment TTGGGTCTCACATGGAGTGACTTTGGCTCGCAAGAACAACGGAACGCAATGTGAAACCCAATCCCGACCGTCTTCCCACTAAATCACACACTTCCAAGCCTGGAAAGGATGGTCCCATATGAAAGCCTATCTCGACTTGTGTCAGCGGATCTTGAAGGAAGGAACACGGAAAAAGGATCGGACCGGAACAGGCACCCTCAGTCTCTTCGGTCACCAGATGCGGTTTGATCTGGGGGAGGGATTCCCCCTGGTGACCACCAAAAAACTGCATACCCGGTCCATCATCCATGAATTGCTCTGGTTTTTGCAGGGAAGCACCAATATCCGGTACCTGCAGGAACATCAGGTCCGGATCTGGAATGAATGGGCTGACGAAAACGGGGACCTGGGACCCGTTTACGGGAAGCAATGGCGCTCCTTCAGCGGGGCCGACGGAAAAACGGTGGATCAAATCCAATGGGTGGTGGATGAAATCAAGAGAAACCCCGACTCCCGCCGCCTGATCGTCAGTGCCTGGAATCCGACGGAATTGGAAGAGATGGCCCTTCCCCCCTGCCACTGCCTGTTCCAGTTTTATGTGAAGGATGGAACCCTCTCCTGCCAATTGTATCAGCGAAGCGGCGACACTTTTTTGGGAATTCCCTTCAACATCGCCAGCTATGCGCTGTTGACCCACATGATCGCCCATGTGACGGGACTGAAACCCGGGGAGTTTATCCACACGCTGGGTGATGCCCATCTCTATCTGAACCATTTGGACCAGGTGAAGGAGCAGCTCACCCGTCAGCCGCTGCCCCTGCCGACCCTGAAGCTGAACCCGGATGTCACTTCCATCTTTGATTTCACTTATGAGGATATCCGGATCGAGGGATACCAGTCCCATCCCCATATCAAAGGGGAGGTCTCCGTGTGATCCGCCTCATCGTCGCCTATGCCAAACATCGCGTCATCGGCCGCAAGGGTCAGATGCCCTGGCACCTGCCCAATGACCTGAAGCATTTTAAAGAGACCACCACAGGTCATACCATCGTCATGGGGCGCAAAACCTATGAATCCATCGGAAAACCATTGCCCCGCCGGCGAAATGTGGTCCTGACCGCAAACCGTCACTTCCAGGCTCCCAAAGGGGTGGAAGTGATCCACAGTCCCCGGGAGGTCGCACAGTTGGGGGATGTATTCATCATTGGCGGAGCCCAACTGTATGAACAGTTCCTCCCCTTGGCCGATCGTCTCTACATCACGGAGATCGACCTGGAGACGGAGGGGGACACCTTTTTCCCGGAATGGGACCCGCAGGAGTTCAGGATCATCTCACAGAGGGAGGGCGTCACCGATCCACAAAACCCCCATCCCCACACCTTTTACATCCTGGAACGAAAACACGGCAAATAGGATATCAACAACCCAAACCACCGCGCCCGGATGCGCGGTGGTTTGGGTTTAAAGCATCGCCTTCTTCAGGTGATGAAGATAGCGGGAGCGGACCAGGAAGAAATAGCAGAGCTGAACGAGGAAGAAAGCCCCGATGGTGATCATAGCCGAAGAACTTCTGAATATGAGATTGGAGCAGCTGACGAAGTTGAGGGTCATCCTCCACAATCAATATTTTTGTCATACAGACCCTTCCTTTTCATGGAATAACTCCAACCCATTTTACCTCGATACCTTCTCAACATATTAAATCATACAGCGGGAATCCACCTCTGTCCGCTTTTCTTCAGATGACAAATGTCGGTAACCTGGACAGAAGTGAATGAGTTCCCCAAGAATAAACCACCCTCCAAATCGGATGATTTGAAGGATGGTTTTTCAGTCAAAAATCGTTTGATATCGTTTCACCCCGCCAACATCCGACCCTTCAACCGGGGCTTCAGCCTTCGGTACAAGGGCACGAACACCAGGGCCACGATCAGACCCTTCAGCAGGTTGAAGGGGCCGATTCCGTAGAGGACCAAGGCGGTCTTCTCCGGTCCTTCCACGGTCCAGTTGATCAGAAATGCGTAAGCAGGAAGGATCACCCAATAATTGACGATACTCATCAGGATCGCCGTCACCAGAGTGGCTACACCCAAACCGGCGATCAAGCCCTTGGTGCCGGGGATTTTCCGGGCCGTCCACACTGTGATCAGGACGAACACGCTCCCGGCCAGAAAGTTGGCCATCTGGCCGATGGGCACCCCGGATTCGCTCCCGGTGAAGGCGAAGTGGAGGAGATTTTTCACAAATTCCACTGTCACCCCCGCCAAGGGACCGAACATCAGCCCCGCCACCAAAGCCGGAAGTTCACTGAAGTCCACTTTTAGAAAAGCGGGAAAGGGAGGCACTGGAAAGTTCAGATATTGGATTAAAAAGGCAAACCCAGACAACAAAGAGATCATGGTCAACTTTCGGGTCGACAGTTTCCCCGCCATCAGACCGACACTCCTTTTTCGTGTATCTGATGACGACGGTACAACAAACAAAAAACCCAAAGAGCGCAGTCAGACCACGTTCTTCGGGCAGGGAAAATCAGGCAGGCCGAAAAAAGGGGATGTCCTCCCTTTCGGACCACCGGATCCATGTACACGTCATCATCCTTCTCCCATCCAGACTATACTGTCGGTCCCGGAGTTGCACCGGGTCCACCGCTCGCGCGGGTCACGGACTGAGGCACAGTTCGTGCCATCACCGCCGGTCGGGAATTTCACCCTGCCCCGAAGGATCAAAACCATATTCAATTACTACACATTCTAAACCAGCGATGGCGGGAAGGTCAATTCACCCCCTCTTTTTCCCTTCCGATTCCTCAGCCAAACCTTCCATCACCTGTCGGAACACCTGATGCGCCCGCAGATCATTCCCGTTTTTGACGGAACGGATCACCACAGCCACGGCATAACGTGGACTTTCATAGGGGCTGTATCCCACCATCCACTTGTTGTACCGATCCTTATTCAAGCCCAACTGGGCCGTTCCCGTCTTCGCACCCATGGATACCGCCGCCCCCTTCAGATCGGAGGCCGTTCCCCGGAGGACGGTTCCCCGCATCATCTCCCGTACGGCACGGAGTGCTCCGGGAGAGATTTTGCGATCCGTTTTGAGAGCGTGAAGGGAAAAACGAAAGTAGGGTTTCCCGTCATGATACTGAATCTCACGCACCACCCGGGGGTTCATCGTTTTTCCCCCATGGAACAGAGTGGTCACCATATTGGCCGCTTGAAGCGGGGTCATCCGCACATCCCGCTGCCCGATGGCTGTCTGCACCACGGCCCCGGCATCTTTACGGGAGGTCTCTTCGGAAAAAATCATCCCCGTCTGTTCCCCGGTCAACTGGCGAAACCCATCTTCCTTGAACACTCGGCCCGACCAGAGGATCCGCTGCCCCAACCCCATACGACGGGCTGCATCCTCAATCGTTTTCCCCCCCAGCCGTTCCGCCACCTGGGAGAAGACGACATTACAGGAGTTGGCATAGGCCTGGGATAAGGTTTGGCGCCCGTGTCCCCCTTCTTTGGAATCCTTCATCCCGTAGCGGCCCAGGTGTCCATTGCAGGTGAATGTTTCTGTTGGTTTCACCTTGCCACTGTCCAGAGCCGCCACCGCGACCACAGTCTTGAAGATGGAGCCCGGGGTCGTCTCCATCAGCGCCCGGTTGTCCCAGGGGTTCTCCCCTTTACGGGCGGTGTCGGTATCCGGCCGGCTGGCCATGGCCAGAACATCTCCAGTGGCGATCTCCTGCACGACCACAGCTCCATCCGTCACCCCCGCCTCATCCAGCGCCTTTTCCGCCACCTGCTGTGCTGTCAGGTCCAGGGTGGATTGAATGCGGTAGGGAATCGCTCCGCCGCTTTCCTCCGTCGTCATATTGAGCCCGTTCAAGGGTTGCCCCCTGCCATCGGTGGTGTAGGTGAGCAACTGTTGAGCCCCTCCGCGCAGAAATGGTTCAAAAGCCGCTTCCAAACCGGTCACCCCGATCCGGGAATGGGATTGGTATCGTCCATCGGCCCACTCCTCCGGATACTTCTCCCGCACCAGAAAGGGATTCCGTTCCACCCGTCCGATCAGCTGTTGTGCCGGCCGCCGTCCGTCATACCGATTGTCCCCCTGAAGGGCGTAAACTCCCGGGATATCCAGCCTCTGGATGGCTCGGGCCTGTTCTTCGGTAAGGGTCGGCCCCTCTCCTTTCCTGTCGGGAAGCGCACGGGGTTGGTCCAGCTCATCCACCTTCTCCCGAAATTCGCCGAAGGAATATCCGGCGATCTCAGCCACCCGCTTCAACTGGTCTGCATAGGCGGTCCATTGGCTGTCCGACAGCGGAAAGAGGACCAGTCTCCAATCTTTCTCCCCGGTCAAGGATTTCCCCTTGCGGTCCAGGATCGGCCCCCGGCCGCTGTCCACCACATACATCCGGCTCTGCTGGGCTTCAGCCCGGGCGATCAAGTCCGCCTCTTCTCCCGAAAAGGAATGCACCGCCACCATCTGGATCCAATAGAGTCGCAACAGAATTCCGGAAAAGGCCACAGTCAACGCCCCTGTAATCAGCAAGGCTCTCCACCGCTTCGATTCTCCTGCTCCGTTACGCATCTCCATCCGCCCCTTCCAGCATCCAGCTTGGGCATCTCTTCTGTCGTGTATACCGGATCGGAAAATAAATCGAAACCTACCGGGATCATCCTGCATGCTCCATAAAAACAGCCCCCCGGTCCGTAACATCGGGGGGCTGTCGTCCTATCGGTTTTCACAACTCTTCACTGGGAGCCATCCTCTTTGGCGGCTTCTTTTTTGCTTCGCTCGATGTTCTGCAAATGTTCCTTTTCCGTGCGGGCGAAATAATGGAGTCCGGAGCCGTCCTTGCGTGTCACATAATAGAAATAGGGATGTTTTTCCGGTTCCAGGGCGGCACGGAGCGCCTTGGGACCCGGGTTGGAGATGGGGCCCGGCGGCAATCCTTTGATCCGGTACGTGTTATACGGACTTTTGATTTCCAGGTCCTTGTACAGCAACCGGGCTTTCTGCTCGCCCAAGGCATATTGGACGGTGGCATCCACTTGCAGTTTTTTGCCCACCTTCAGACGATTGTAGATCACTCCGGCGATCCGGGGGAATTCTTCCTCCACTTTTCCTTCCCGTTCAATGATGGAGGCAATGGTCACCCACTCATCCATCGTCAGATTTTGCTCTTTCAGCTTCGGCCGAATCCCTTCCCGCTCCATATTCCGCTCAAATTGTTGCAGCATTTTCTGCACCAGGTGCTTGGAATCGGTTCCTTTGGGCAGGTTGTACGTGATGGGATACAGATACCCCTCCAATTGATAACGCCGCTTCCGATCCGAGGGAATCTCCTTTACAAAAGAGTCGGGATAATCCTCTTTACGGTTCACGGCCTGGAGAAATTCGTCGCCGTCCAACCCTTTTTTATCCAACACGGCGGCGATCTTCTCCGCCGTAAATCCTTCCGGAACGGTCAGACGCATCACATTTTGTGAACCGTCGGTGAAAATATTCAGGATTTCAGGAGTCCCCGAACCTGGAGGAACTTCATACACCCCGGCCTTCAGATCCTTCGTTCTTCCTTTGAGAAAGGCGTATGCAACAAAGAGGAAATCATCCTTGATCAATTCTTTTCTTTCCAGTTCCCGGCCCACATTCAGAATCGAGTCGCCGGGCTTCACTTCCACCTCCACCGGCTGCTTCACGGAGGAGGGAGACAGGCTGTGCTCCACATACCAATATCCCAAGGCGGAAAATAACCCCACCATCAGGAAGGTAAAGAATAGACGGAGTAACCATTTCATGGTGGTTGCTTCCTCTCCTGATGTCTTCGCCCCTTACCTTAACATAACCTTGCTTCTTGGACAATCGGCCCAATGAACGAGAAAGGAGGTAGGCCCGGGTCGACCCCGGACCTCCTCCATTGACCTCAATCCGGACAGCAGGGAGGTCGGGTTTTGCGCCGGGCGCAAGAAGTGTTGTGATTTGGTGCATTCTTGGGCGGTCGGGATGGGGTTTCACATGACCTTCCGGTTGTTCTGAACTGCCAAAGTCACTCCATGTGAAACCCAACCTTTATGACCAACTTTTTTTACAACACTTCTCAGTTTGAGCTGTTTTGCGCCTGCGTCTGTTTGCTCTGTTGAATATAGAGTCGATGCTGTTCAAAGGTTTCGGCAAAATGATGTTCTCCTGTGCCATCCTTTTTGGTCACATAATAAAGGTATGAGTGTTTGTCCGGATTCAGGGCGGCGAGGAGCGCTTTTTCACCTGGGTTGGAGATGGCTCCCGGGGGGAGACCATCGATCTTGTACGTATTATAGACACTGTCCAGTTTCAGATCATCGTAGGAAAGACGGGCCTTTTGGGCACCGCGGGCATATTGGATCGTGGCATCCACCTGAAGCCGCATATTTTTGTTCAGGCGATTGTAGATCACACCTGCGATTTTTGGAAATTCCTGCTTGGCCTGACCTTCCCGTTCCACAATCGAGGCGATGGTCACCCATTTATCCAGGGTCAGGTTTTTACTCTCCAGTTGCTCCATCACCCGGTGTTCCTCCATCTTATTGTGGAATTGGCCCAGCATCATATTGATCACATCCTCCGGTTTGGCAGTTTTGGGGATGTTGTAGGTGCTGGGAAAGAGATAGCCTTCCAAACGGTAGCGCCGTTGGGCATCGGTGGGAACTTTCCGGAGGAAGTCCTGGCTGAATTCCTCTTCTTCCGCCGCCCGGACAAAATCTTCTTTGGAAAATTGAGTTTTTTGTTCCAACTTTTCGCCGATCTGTTCGATGGTATAACCTTCGGGAATGGTGACCGTGACTGTATTTTGGCGTCCCTTGGTGATGATATCGAGAATTCCGTTGACATTCACATCAGGGGGGATCTCATATACCCCCGCCTGCAACCCTTTGGATTTGCCCGTCAGCCAAGCATATGTACTGAAAAACCAATCATTGCGGATCAATCCCCGTTCCTTCAGCATGTGGCCGATTTCCGCCGTGGATGTCCCGGATCCGATCTCCATTTGGACAGGCCGGGAGCGCTTGGGAGAACCGAGGGAGTGATCGACATAAAGATAAGCCAGAAAAGACCATGCGGAAAAAAGGACCAAAGTATAAATGATACGCATCAGCCATTTCATCCATGGGTACTCCTTCTTCTGTTTTGCCCTCCTTATGTTATCACATGTCCCACAAAAAAAAACGGGGGGTACCCCCGTCAATCGACATCAATCGCCTAAATAGAGCATTTCGTCTAGTGCATCCGTCACATGATCCCATTCATCCTCATCATCCACATGCTCCAGACGCGGACCTCCGTCTTTTTGGCTGACCCGAAAGATAAAGGCATCCGGATCTCGTTCTTCGGAAGCGCTCAACACCGCGTAATGACGTCCATCCACTTCCAACTCCCTCAAAATCCGATACCGGGAATCCTGGTTGACCCCCTCTTCATCCACCAGAGTCAGTTCCTGTCCCCATTCGTTTTCGAGGGTATTCAGTTTCCTGACCATTCCTTCACTCTGTGTCTCCAAAAGGATCACCCATCATCCGTCATCGTGATTCAGTTCCGTCTCCAGTGTGTGCAAGACTTCTTCGATCATGTCCCACTCGCTCTCATCTTCAATCGGAATCAGGTTGATATTTTCCCCGTCCTCTTCATAGCGGAAGGGATAAACCTCCTGTTCCGCCGTCTCGTCGTCATCTTCCCCCTCATCCTCGTCGGCAGGGGTGAGCAAAATGTATTTATGGCCATTATCCCGCTCAAACTGGAAGAGTACCTCAAAGGTCTCCTCCTGACCATCCTCATTGCTGATGACGATCATTTCTTGTTCATGTTCATGGTTTCCATTCTCACTCATCTCTATTCCTCCTTCGGGCTTCCAGGTACCCTTGCAGAATCCAGGAGGCCGCCATTCGATCGACCACTTTTCGCCGTTTGCGACGACTCAGATCGGCGTCGATCAAGGTCCTTTCCACTGCAACGGTGGACAATCGTTCATCCCATAGTTCCACCGGGATTTGAAAACGTTCTTCCAATTCCCGACCCAATTGTCTGCAGGCTTCCCCTTTCGCTCCGATGGAGCCGTCCATATTGCGGGGCAGGCCCACGACAAGGGCTTCCACTTCATAATCCTCAATCAGTCGGGCGAGGCGGTCCAGCCAATCAGGGTGATCCCGCCGGAGGACATCCACCCCCTGAGCGGTCCACCCCATCGGATCGCTGACTGCCACTCCCACCCGTTTTTCTCCCAGGTCCAATCCCATGATTCTGGTCAATCGATTCGCTCCTGACCATCCATTTTCTTTGGCTCACTCAGTCCTGTTGCTGATTGGATTCAAGAAAGGTTTTCACCAGTTCCTCCAACAGTTCATCCCGTTCCAGCTTGCGGATCAAGGCACGGGCGTTATTGTGCCGGGGGATATATGCCGGATCTCCGGAGAGGAGATACCCCACCAACTGGTTGATCGGATTGTATCCCTTCTCTTTGAGAGCGGAGTATACCATCAACAACACTTCTCGGGGGTTCGCTTCCTGATCCTCTCCACGGAAGTCAAATTTCATTGTTTTATCCATGGACAGTCTTAACACCTCTTTCTATCTATTGGCCATCTTTCTGTTAACCATTCGCCCTTACAGATTCATTTCCTCTTTTTTCATGAAATTGCTTTCTTGAAACGGGGAAGGGAAAAGGTTATCCCTGTTGTTTAATATATTCCATCGCGGCAGCCAAAGCTTCATCCAATTTTTCCGGTTGCTTGCCCCCGGCTTGAGCCATGTCCGGTCGTCCCCCTCCGCCGCCGCCGCAGCGGGATGCCGCTTCCTTGACCAATTTTCCGGCATGGAACCCCGCCTTTACACAATCGGAAGAGACAGCGGCCACCAATTGCACTTTCCCTTCACCCGCCGCGCCGAGGAGAATGATCCCCCGGGGAATCCGGGTTTTCAGGTCATCCACCATCTGTCGCAATCCTTCCATATCCGGAACATCCACTTTGGCCGTCAAGACCGGAATCCCGTTGATCTCCTTCACATCCCGGGCCAGATTCTCCCCTTCCAGCCGATTCAGTTTGGATCGCAGGGATTCATTCTCCCGGGTCAATTCCTTTGCCCGGTTCTGCAATGTCTCCAATCGCTCCACCACTTCAGCGGGGTTGGTTTTGAGACGGCGGGCAGCCTCCTCCAGAATATCCAGCCTGTTTTCAAGGTGGCGATAGGCATGACGACCGGTCACCGCTTCCACGCGACGGATGCCGGAACCGATCCCCCCTTCACTCACCAGTTTGAACAGTCCGATCTCCCCCGTCTGTCGGACATGGGTACCGCTGCACAGCTCCAGACTGTAATCCCCTACCCGAACCACACGCACCCGATCTCCGTATTTTTCTCCAAACAGGGCCATCGCCCCCATCGCTTTGGCCTCTTCCAGGTCTTTCTCAAAGGTTTCCACCGGGAGATTGGCCCAGATCTGTTGATTGACCCGTTCTTCCACTTCCCGTCTCTGTTCCTCGCTCATGGGCTCCATATGGGTGAAATCAAAACGGAGCCGGTCGGGGGCCACCAGGGAGCCCGCTTGATTCACATGGTCCCCCACCACTTCTTTCAATGCTTTGTGCAACAGATGGGTGGCTGTGTGATTCTTCACCACATCTTCCCTGAATCCATGATCAATCCGGGCACGTGCCCGGTCTCCCCGCTGCAGGGTTCCTTCTTGCACCCGGACTTGGTGGATATGTTCCCCCCGGGGGCCCTTTTTTACATCCTCCACCAGCAGCCGGGCCCCGGAGGTGAGAATCTCCCCGCGATCTCCCACCTGACCCCCGCTTTCGGCATAGAAGGGGGTCTCCTCCAACAGGACGAAACAGCTGTCTCCTTCATCCACCTCTTCCACCAAGCGGTGATCATCGATGATAGCCACCACCCGGGTATCCGCCCCGCGGGAGGTATACCCGATAAAGTGAGTCTTCACATCCAACTCGGCGAAGACGCCGCCTTGGACCTGCATGCTCCCTTCATCCTGCCGGGCCTTTCGCGCCCGTTCCCGCTGGCGGGCCATCTCCTGCTCAAACCCTTTGGTATCCACAGTCAGTCCCTTTTCACGGGCAAAGTCTTCTGTCAGATCCAGGGGAAACCCATAGGTGTCATACAGAGTAAAGGCGTCGGAACCGCTGATCTCTCTCTTTCCTTCCTCCCGAAGCTTTGCCGCCTTCCTCTCCAGAAGATGCAATCCCTCGGACAACGTTTCCAAGAACCGCTCCTCTTCCTTTTTGATCACCCGGCGGATCAAATCTTTCTTTTGGGCTGGCTCCGGATAAAACTCCTCCATCATCCCGGCCACCACATCTGTCAGAGAATAAAGGGAAGCCTGTTCAATTCCCAGGGTGCGTGCATATCGAACCGCCCGGCGCAAAAGCCGTCTCAGGACATACCCCCGCCCTTCATTGGAAGGAGTCACTCCGTCACCGATGGCAAACACCAGCGTGCGTATATGATCGGCGATCACCCTGAGTGCAGTGTCCGTTTTCGGATCGACCCCGTATGTGACGCCGGCCCGTTCACAAATGGCTTGGATGATGGGTTGAAAAAGATCCGTGTCAAAATTGGTTGGAACATCCTGCATCACAGATGCCATTCGCTCCAGTCCCATCCCGGTATCGATATTCTTCTTGGGAAGTGGGGTGTAGCTCCCGTCGGGATTGTGATTGTATTGGGAGAAGACCAAATTCCAAATCTCCAGAAAGCGTTCATTTTCCCCTCCGGGATAGCATTCCGGATCATCGGGATCCCCATAGGCTTCCCCCCGATCGTAGAAGATCTCCGTGTTGGGTCCGCTGGGCCCTTCCCCGATATCCCAGAAGTTATCTTTCAGCTTGACGATTCGTTCTTCGGGAATCCCCACTTGTTCGTGCCAGATCCGATAAGCTTCATCATCCTCGGGATGGATGGTGACGGAAAGTCGTCGGGGATCCATTCCCATCCAGGCGGGATCCGTCAAAAACTCCCACGCCCACCGGATCGCCTCCTCCTTGAAATAATCTCCGATGGAGAAGTTGCCCAGCATTTCGAAAAAAGTCTGGTGACGGGCGGTGTAGCCCACATTTTCGATATCGTTGGTCCGGATCGACTTCTGTGCGTTGACGATCCGGGGATTGTCCGGTTTCACCCGGCCGTCGAAGTATTTCTTCAACGTGGCCACCCCGCTGTTGATCCACAGGAGAGACGGATCGTCCACGGGCACCAGGGAGGCGCTGGGTTCCACCCGATGTCCTTTCTCCTTGAAGAAATCAAGAAACTTTTGCCGGATTTCGTTCCCTTTCATCCGCTTCATCCCCTTCAACCAAAATAAAAAACCTTTCATCCCTTCAGGGACGAGAAAGGTTCCCGCGGTACCACCCCGATTACCCCCGCACTCCCGGCGAAGGTCTCTTAAAAAGATAACGGCTTGAAGGTCGCCGGCGGGTTTCCACCCGCACTCCGGAACTGGCTTTCAACCACCTGCGTCCGCAAAAGGTCTTTCAGCCGGGGACCTTTCTCTCTGGGCGGGCATCCGGTTTACTTCGGTTCCGTCAACGTATTTACGATGTATTGATGTTTTTAAAACAGGTTGTCCCGCCTATTATACTACGAATGGCCCGCACTTCATACCTGTTCAGGGCTGTTTTTTCATGTAATGAGCCACCACATGCTCCACAATCACTTTGGCCACGGCAAAGAAGGGAACCGCCAAAATCAGACCGATAACTCCACCGGCTTCCCCTCCCACCAAGAGGGCAAAAATAATGAACAGAGGGTGCATATGCAACGTCTTGCCCACGATCTGGGGGGAAAGGATATTTCCCTCCACCATCTGAACCAGCAGATTGACAACGATAACTGCGATCATCTTCTCCGGAGAGATCGTCATCGCCACCAACAATGCAGGGATCGCTCCGAAAAAGGGACCCAGATAAGGGATGACATTGAAAACAGCCACCAGCAAGGCGAGAATCAGGGCATAGGGCAGGTGAATAATCAGATACCCGATATAAGCCAGTATACCCACACTGGCACAGACGAGCAACTGTCCCCGGATGTAATTGCCCAGGGCTTCATCCACATCCCGAAACAAGTGGAGCACTTCCTTCCGCCGACGGACAGGAAGCAAGGTGATCAATGATTTTTCGATCACATCCACATCTTTCAACATGTAAAAGGCGAGAAAGGGGATGATCACCACCAAAAAAAGTTGATTGAGGGTGGATCCCAGGGAATCCATCAGATTGCCCACCCCGTCAGTGACAGCCCCTTCCATTCGATTGAGGGATTTTTCAATCCCCAACCGCACACTATCGGGAAGGGAATCCTTGCTGTGGTTGTATTGGTCGATCCAGGACTGAACCCGGGCGTTCCATTCCGGCAGATGTTCGGAAAGCTCGGCCAATTGCGTATTGAGCAGTGGAACCAGATGGGTTAAAAGGATGGCGATTGCACCGATGAACAAAGAATAGATCAGCAGAACGGCCAGGGAGCGGGGAAGGGAACGATTGGCCAACAGATTGACCACCGGATTCAGGAGATAGGAGATGATAACTGCCACCAGAAAAGGACCCAACACCGCTTTGATAAAGAGAAACACCGCCCGGATCAGCGGTTCAATCTGGACCAGCAAAAACAGAATCCCCAAGATCATGAGAACCAGCAAAGCCGTCCCCAGCCAACGGCTTTGCGTCAACCGATCCATATCTCCACCTCCCCTGACTTCTTGATACAGTATATGTCCAACCCCCGGCATTTACCCAACCAATCAGAAACCCCCGGAAGCATCAGCTTCCGGGGGCAAGTCATCCAGCCTTTTTCAAGGCTGCCTTCGCTCAAGCCTGCTGCAGAAGGGGGGTCAGGTATCCAAAGAACGGGGCAAAGGATGGGTCAGCGGCCGAAACGGCGAATCATTTTGCTTCCCATGGTCCGGGAAACAATCCCGGCCATCGCCGCACTCAGTTTCATGTTGCGCATCCATCGGGGTGCGTCCCGCTGAATGCTTTCCACCATCTGATCGATGATGGAGCGGTTTTGACGGGAGCGACGGAACAACAGGGCTGCGGCTGAACCGATGAACAGGGCGGACAGGATCGAGCGTTTCATATCAATCCCCCTCCTGATTACATGGAAATGGAATCCTGGTTCCGATCAAGAAACAAATCGTTCAGGGAACTCAATGTGCCGTCTTCCTCCACCTGATGGACAGAGGTGATCTCCCCGTCGGCCACCGACAGTTCAATAAAACATCCCCAGCAATAAAGCTGGTTGGACCCGATTTTACCCAAATCATGGGATCGGCAATTGGGACAGCGAAGCATCGGAAATCCCTACCTTCTCATACGTCCTGGGGAAGTTGTCCCTCCATGGATGCGATCAGCACATCCTCTCCCCACGTCAGGGGGGAGTTGG is part of the Kroppenstedtia eburnea genome and harbors:
- a CDS encoding IreB family regulatory phosphoprotein: MDKTMKFDFRGEDQEANPREVLLMVYSALKEKGYNPINQLVGYLLSGDPAYIPRHNNARALIRKLERDELLEELVKTFLESNQQQD
- a CDS encoding AI-2E family transporter — its product is MDRLTQSRWLGTALLVLMILGILFLLVQIEPLIRAVFLFIKAVLGPFLVAVIISYLLNPVVNLLANRSLPRSLAVLLIYSLFIGAIAILLTHLVPLLNTQLAELSEHLPEWNARVQSWIDQYNHSKDSLPDSVRLGIEKSLNRMEGAVTDGVGNLMDSLGSTLNQLFLVVIIPFLAFYMLKDVDVIEKSLITLLPVRRRKEVLHLFRDVDEALGNYIRGQLLVCASVGILAYIGYLIIHLPYALILALLVAVFNVIPYLGPFFGAIPALLVAMTISPEKMIAVIVVNLLVQMVEGNILSPQIVGKTLHMHPLFIIFALLVGGEAGGVIGLILAVPFFAVAKVIVEHVVAHYMKKQP
- the ruvX gene encoding Holliday junction resolvase RuvX codes for the protein MTRIMGLDLGEKRVGVAVSDPMGWTAQGVDVLRRDHPDWLDRLARLIEDYEVEALVVGLPRNMDGSIGAKGEACRQLGRELEERFQIPVELWDERLSTVAVERTLIDADLSRRKRRKVVDRMAASWILQGYLEARRRNRDE
- the alaS gene encoding alanine--tRNA ligase, producing the protein MKRMKGNEIRQKFLDFFKEKGHRVEPSASLVPVDDPSLLWINSGVATLKKYFDGRVKPDNPRIVNAQKSIRTNDIENVGYTARHQTFFEMLGNFSIGDYFKEEAIRWAWEFLTDPAWMGMDPRRLSVTIHPEDDEAYRIWHEQVGIPEERIVKLKDNFWDIGEGPSGPNTEIFYDRGEAYGDPDDPECYPGGENERFLEIWNLVFSQYNHNPDGSYTPLPKKNIDTGMGLERMASVMQDVPTNFDTDLFQPIIQAICERAGVTYGVDPKTDTALRVIADHIRTLVFAIGDGVTPSNEGRGYVLRRLLRRAVRYARTLGIEQASLYSLTDVVAGMMEEFYPEPAQKKDLIRRVIKKEEERFLETLSEGLHLLERKAAKLREEGKREISGSDAFTLYDTYGFPLDLTEDFAREKGLTVDTKGFEQEMARQRERARKARQDEGSMQVQGGVFAELDVKTHFIGYTSRGADTRVVAIIDDHRLVEEVDEGDSCFVLLEETPFYAESGGQVGDRGEILTSGARLLVEDVKKGPRGEHIHQVRVQEGTLQRGDRARARIDHGFREDVVKNHTATHLLHKALKEVVGDHVNQAGSLVAPDRLRFDFTHMEPMSEEQRREVEERVNQQIWANLPVETFEKDLEEAKAMGAMALFGEKYGDRVRVVRVGDYSLELCSGTHVRQTGEIGLFKLVSEGGIGSGIRRVEAVTGRHAYRHLENRLDILEEAARRLKTNPAEVVERLETLQNRAKELTRENESLRSKLNRLEGENLARDVKEINGIPVLTAKVDVPDMEGLRQMVDDLKTRIPRGIILLGAAGEGKVQLVAAVSSDCVKAGFHAGKLVKEAASRCGGGGGGRPDMAQAGGKQPEKLDEALAAAMEYIKQQG